The Nocardia bhagyanarayanae region GGTCGCCGTGCGCGAACGCCTGATCCAGATCGCCGCCGAGGGTCGCAAGTACGGGCTGTGGCTGCTGCTGTCGACCCAGCGGCCGTCGAAGGTGCACCCAGGGATCCTGTCCCAGTGCGACAACCTCGCGCTGATGAAGATGACCTCCCCGGTCGATCTCGCCGAGCTCGGCACGTATTTCGGCTACGCGCCGACCGCCCTGCTCGAGCGGTCGCCGTGGTTCCGGCAGGGCGAGGCGCTGTTCGCGGGCGGGTTCGTCCCGGCGCCGTCGCTGGCGAAGGTCCGCGCCCGGCTCACGCCCGAGGGCGGTAGCGACGTGGAAGTGCCGCTGCGCTGAGCGAATTCGGCGCGGCGCGACCTCAGCGGGCGACGGGCTTGCCGACCGGGATGAGCAGGTCGACGCCGCGGGCGAGGGTGTCGGGGTCGAGGTCTTCCAAAATCAGGTGTTGCAGGATGAAGCCGGGCAGGAAGCCGATGATCGCCTTGGCCACGGCGTCGGTGTCGGCGTCCTCCGGTAGCCAGCCCTGCTCGCGCATGCGCACCGCGTAGTCGCGCCAGAGGTCGCGCATCGCGTGCATGGTCGCGCGCACGGGCTCGGCCGCCCCGTCGTGCACCAACGCCAGGGCCCAGGCCTGCGGCGCCAAGCGCACCGGCCCGTCGGGTCCGCTGCGGCGGACCACTTCCTCGGCGATGCCGCGCACCAGTTGCGCGGGTGTCGGCAGTGGGTCGGTGCGCACCGCCTCCGCGATCGCGGCCCGCAAGTCGACGGTGGTCTGGGTGGCCAGCGCCGCGATGATCTCGTTCTTGCTCTTGAAGTAGCGGTAGACCGCGCCCGCCGAGAGCCCCGATTCGGTGAACACGTCCTGCATCGACGTCTCGAAGAAGCCCTTGCGGGCGAAGCACAGCCGCGCGGCGTCGAGGATCTGCTGTCTGCGGCGTTCCAGGTGTTCTTCGCTGACTCGGGGCATGTGCCCAAAGTAAAACGAATATCCGTTCTTGACAAGCCGCCGACCCCGTGCGACGGTAAGGGCATCGAAAGAGAACGATCATTCGATTTATTGGGAGAACGTCATGAAAACCATGCAGCAAGCGGTCGCCCTCGGCCTCGGCGCGGCCCTGCTCCAGGCGCTGATGCTCATCGCCTTCGCATGGCCCGCGGCCAATATCGCGCCGCGTGACCTGCCCATCGCCGTCGCCGGTCCGCAGGCCGCCGTCGTCGCCGAACGGCTCGGGCAGCGTGATCCCGACGCCTTCGAGATCACCACCTCGGCCGACGCCGCGGCCGCGCGCGCCGCGATCGAGGACCGCGAGGTCTACGGCGCGATCGTCACCGGCGGGGGAGCGCCGACGGTTCTGGTCGCCTCAGGCGCGAGCCCGGCGGTGGCCCAGCAGCTCACCGCCATCGCCCAGCAGTTGTCCGGCGCGCCCGCGGCCGCGGTGGAGGATGTCGTCCCCGCCGATCCGGACGACCCGCGCGGCGCCGCCTTCGGCGCGATGGTGCTGCCGCTGGTGATGGCGGGCCTCGCGGCGGGCGTCCTGCTGAGTCTGCTGATCCCGTCGGCCGGCGCGAAGGTCGCGGGCCTGGTGAGCTTCGGTCTGTTCGGCGGCCTGCTGAGCATGGCGATCGTCCAGGGCTGGATGTCGGTGCTTCCGGGCAGCTACCTGACGCTGGCGTCGGTCGCCGGACTGGTGTCCTTCACGGTCGCCGGTACGGTGGCCGGGCTGGCCGCGGTCCTCGGCCGTCCGGGCATCGGCGTCGCGGCACTGACCCTGCTGCTGGTCGGCAACCCGTTCTCGGCCGCCACCTCCGCCCCGGAGCTGCTGCCGCAGCCGTGGGGCGCCATCGGCCAGCTGCTGCCCCCGGGCGCCGCGGCCTCGCTGCTCCGCTCGGTCGCCTTCTTCGACGGCGCCGGAGCCGGGAAACCGCTTGCGGTGCTGGCGATTTGGGCAGCCGCGGCGCTGGTCCTGCTCGGTGTGGCCGCGCTGCGCGGCCGGAACGCCGCGACGCCGGTGGCCGCGCCGGTGGCCGAACCCGTTCCCGCCGCCTGATCCGACGACGAGAAGGCCCCCCGCTGCCGAGCCGGCGGGGGGCCTTCTTCGTCGTGTTCGTCAGTCGCGGGGCGTCTCGGCGCAGCTCCGGCAGGTGCCGAAGACCTCGATGGTGTGGCTCACCTCGGTGAAACCGTGATCGCACGCGATCGCCTCGGCCCACGCCTCCACCGTCGGGCCCTCGACCTCGACGGTGCGGCCGCAGTGCCTGCAGACCAGATGGTGATGGTGCCCCGTGGAGCACTGCCGGTAGACCGACTCGCCGGAGTCGGTGCGCAGCACGTCGACCAAGCCCGCGTCGGCCAGCGACTGCAAGGTCCGGTAGACCGTGGTGAGACCGATGCCCTCGCCGCGCTTGCGCAGCTCGTCGTGCAGTTCCTGGGCGGAGCGGAACTCGTCGATGTCACCGAGCAGCGCGGCGATCGCGCTGCGCTGGCGCGTGCTGCGGATCCCGACCGGCTTCTGCGGGTCCAACGTCTTCTCCTGCACGGATCACCCTTCCTCGGCGTGCGCGACGGCGTCGACCACGATATGCGCCAAGTGGTCGTCGACGAGTTCGTAGAGCACCTCGCGGCCGGACCGCTCGCCGTGCACGACGCCCGCCGACTTCAGGATGCGCAGATGCTGACTCACCAACGGCTGGGTCACGCCGAGCGCGTCCACCAGCTCGTGCACGCAGCGCGGCGACTCGCGTAGCTGAAGCACGATGGCGATGCGCACGGGCGCGGCCAGGGCGCGGAGCAATTCGCCCGCGTCCTCCAGGACGGTGCGCGCGGGTACGGGCGCGGGTCCGGGGGAGCGATACGGTGTGTGCGAATGCGCGGCGGCCGTCTCGGCGGTCATCGGGAACCAACTCCTTATTGGAAAGCGATCCCATTTTGATATGCACAGGTGCGCATGTCAAACCCGGCGCGCCGGGCGGTGGGTCTACGGGCAACCGTCCTCGTTCGGCATCGGAATATTCGGATCGAAGTACTCCTCGCTGCGGCGCGCGGGAGGCGTCGCCGACCCCGTCCCCGGAGGGTTGCTGTAGGACGGTGCGAGGAAGCCCAGGTTCGACTGGGCGCAGCCGACGGAGTAACTGAAACCGTCCACTTCGCCGAACCAGATGCCCATCGCGTCGGCAGCGTACTTCGGGTCGTCGATCCAGCGGAATTCGATCTCTTGGCGGACCAGCGCCACGATGTCCATGGGCCCGCGGAGGTTCTTCGGATCCGGCGCCTCGAACGCGTAGGCGACCAGGTAGTTGGTCCGCACGGCGAGTTCGCCTTTGTCGTTGACGGTCGGCGTCATCGACCCGGTGACGCGCGGTTGGACGGGCAACAGCCGGAAGTCCTTCGCGATCCGCTCGGCCACGTACCACGACTCGCGCTCGTGGCCGGGCGCCAGCTCCTCCGCCAGCTTCTCGACCATCATCGGCGCGAGCAACGCGAGCACCGGGGCCGGGTCGCCGGTCTCCAGCACCGTGCGATCCAGGCGCGCGGTGATGATCAGCTGACGCACCCGCTCCATGAACTGGCCGACCTGCTCGGCGGAATACTTGCCGACGGCAATCGCGGGCGGCGGTTCGATGCCGCCCGCGCCCTCGCGCCACATGGCGGCGGGAGTGTCGGCGAACGGCCTGATCGGATCGATCTCGGCGTTCTTGCGCAGCGGCGCGGTGGACGTGCTCGAGGTGCTCGCGGCCGGTGCGCTCGCGCTCGGCGCCGTCCCGTCCAGGAAGGTGAAGCCCGCCCACACCAGCA contains the following coding sequences:
- a CDS encoding TetR/AcrR family transcriptional regulator, which produces MPRVSEEHLERRRQQILDAARLCFARKGFFETSMQDVFTESGLSAGAVYRYFKSKNEIIAALATQTTVDLRAAIAEAVRTDPLPTPAQLVRGIAEEVVRRSGPDGPVRLAPQAWALALVHDGAAEPVRATMHAMRDLWRDYAVRMREQGWLPEDADTDAVAKAIIGFLPGFILQHLILEDLDPDTLARGVDLLIPVGKPVAR
- a CDS encoding Fur family transcriptional regulator; translation: MQEKTLDPQKPVGIRSTRQRSAIAALLGDIDEFRSAQELHDELRKRGEGIGLTTVYRTLQSLADAGLVDVLRTDSGESVYRQCSTGHHHHLVCRHCGRTVEVEGPTVEAWAEAIACDHGFTEVSHTIEVFGTCRSCAETPRD
- a CDS encoding ArsR/SmtB family transcription factor; translated protein: MTAETAAAHSHTPYRSPGPAPVPARTVLEDAGELLRALAAPVRIAIVLQLRESPRCVHELVDALGVTQPLVSQHLRILKSAGVVHGERSGREVLYELVDDHLAHIVVDAVAHAEEG